In Gopherus evgoodei ecotype Sinaloan lineage chromosome 10, rGopEvg1_v1.p, whole genome shotgun sequence, a single window of DNA contains:
- the UBALD1 gene encoding UBA-like domain-containing protein 1, producing the protein MSVNMDELKHQVMINQFVLTAGCAADQAKQLLQAAHWQFETALSAFFQETNIPYSHHHQMMCTPANTPATPPNFPDALTMFSRLKASESFHSSSPVASMATSPPPPPPPLPQPGSFNPAWPAALPSSQQQQSMWTSPPPSQPSGWPATVSQQATSEQKANVTMEAER; encoded by the exons ATGTCGGTGAACATGGACGAACTAAAGCACCAGGTCATGATCAACCAGTTCGTGCTGACCGCGGGCTGCGCCGCCGACCAGGCGAAGCAGCTGCTGCAGGCGGCGCACTGGCAGTTCGAG ACTGCACTCAGTGCTTTTTTCCAAGAAACAAACATCCCCTACAGCCATCACCATCAGATG ATGTGCACTCCAGCCAACACGCCCGCCACGCCCCCCAACTTCCCCGACGCCCTCACCATGTTCTCCCGCCTCAAGGCCTCCGAGAGCTTCCACAGCAGCAGCCCTGTAGCATCTATGGcaacctcccctcctcccccacccccaccgctcCCCCAGCCCGGGAGCTTCAACCCAGCCTGGCCTGCGGCTCTcccctccagccagcagcagcagagcatgtGGACTTCGCCCCCGCCCTCGCAGCCGTCGGGCTGGCCTGCCACAGTCTCCCAACAAGCCACGTCAGAACAGAAAGCCAATGTGACCATGGAGGCCGAGAGATGA